A stretch of the Ictidomys tridecemlineatus isolate mIctTri1 chromosome 5, mIctTri1.hap1, whole genome shotgun sequence genome encodes the following:
- the LOC101975842 gene encoding nuclear envelope pore membrane protein POM 121 → MSLAAVPGEGERQRPPIASTQGLARDCGGPARAALLGLAPLGLALLLGLVLYLVRAGPLVAWLAVGATTVWWRLSREFRGPRAAPSPSFVRSQLRQRTLLLSPLANAAANGKLLEPRTLFKGLKPAELLLMGSYLGKPGPPQPATAQEGRDLRERPVRRLPTRSSPPTPAAQRVPQRGYPSLPTPFHRPPRRSMHRDCGTLANPFVIAPARRYPIQQAQYSMLGVLPTVCWDGCQKKAVLSVRNSKMVCSPGTVRIAPPDSRLTRRLLPGQLINSTLPSPSGNVPDSCAKENDLREGKKRIAEEDDHLLVDGQENKRRRQDSSRSGQSPSGPLVANGVSSSSVPNSGSLKRVLPSQSSGEHPSKRSCTSRVSSLTSTCGVRCSGRNAITSSYSSTRGISRQQLWKRSGSISSPFSSPASSPERPAKKAREEEPRQHSRSSTTTPPRVANKESQGERALNTPTQKQPNSNSGACPSTPGSSRQRKRKIPLLPRRRNQLTLPSPPQLGYPITAEDFDLEKKASLQWLNKVLEDKTDVPPKLVNEKPPDTQPSFTLPAATTTSSAASWPAVGTSLKKTQSVPGPSLPEPSPLKTPSLLDSLGSLPSGPLPETSSDSKPTATFLGLVLASSTAPVADTKTPPALQADTSTPSPMQGVLFGDMSKSETSDPSSPGALAMSSASPTFKPTFAKAPKSESEGPLPSSLAKLPTMTSTVTSTFKSIFSDLGPPVAVPLSAPFSFKPTTAVTAAAAPAAPLFAGLATATSVVASTTTTTTSVSKDSSSKSAFGFGVNSVASTGSSTTSSMTSASQLFPFGVPSASVTSSARAMGSEFQFGRAPNMQTSTAVTTFGQSLPGAVQMATSSSSSSSSSSSSSSIAGFRGFRGSLTTSALAAICQPTLTFSNTTTPAFNIPFGLSVKHPVAAYPIVIPQPKFGAANGQQQRSTKPALTPSFGSPFPFGISGAPAPSVAPVLTPMSAPASALAQPAQPAFGSSAQTGFGLKTTASAFSIPASTKKAFGVATTSGFRATTHTTSSGTSSSTSSPFMFGGPVAPSVGLSVAAPDTNSTSGAFNFGPGQRGTTGTTTPLVGVLSQNALGIPSQGTPFAFNVASTSESKPVYGSISTPTFGRSTLTAGVGTAGNSLSFGVSSIPTQGFVGVRSFGSAAPSFSIGAGPKTPGARPRLQARRQHTRKK, encoded by the coding sequence ATGTCTCTGGCGGCTGTGCCTGGAGAAGGCGAGCGGCAGCGGCCCCCCATAGCTAGCACCCAGGGGTTGGCCCGGGACTGTGGCGGGCCAGCGCGGGCGGCGCTGCTGGGCCTCGCGCCGCTGGGCCTCGCGCTGCTGCTGGGCCTCGTGCTGTACCTGGTGCGTGCAGGACCGTTGGTAGCGTGGCTGGCCGTTGGGGCTACCACGGTCTGGTGGCGACTGAGCCGCGAGTTCCGTGGCCCGCGCGCCGCGCCGTCGCCGTCATTCGTTCGCAGCCAGCTGAGGCAACGAACACTGCTCCTCTCGCCTCTGGCCAACGCGGCAGCAAACGGAAAGCTCCTAGAGCCTCGGACTCTGTTCAAAGGACTCAAACCCGCCGAACTGCTCCTCATGGGCAGCTACCTGGGTAAGCCCGGCCCTCCGCAGCCTGCCACCGCGCAGGAGGGCAGGGACCTGAGGGAGCGGCCAGTCCGCCGCCTGCCCACCCGCTCCTCGCCACCTACACCTGCGGCCCAGCGGGTCCCGCAGCGCGGTTACCCCTCTCTCCCGACCCCTTTCCACCGACCCCCCAGGAGGTCTATGCATAGGGATTGTGGGACTTTAGCCAATCCCTTTGTGATAGCTCCTGCAAGACGCTATCCAATTCAGCAGGCCCAGTATTCCATGCTAGGGGTACTGCCCACGGTGTGCTGGGATGGTTGTCAGAAGAAGGCTGTACTTTCGGTTCGGAACTCCAAGATGGTGTGCAGCCCAGGGACTGTGAGGATTGCCCCTCCGGATAGCAGGTTAACTCGTCGTCTCCTACCAGGGCAGTTAATCAACTCAACCCTGCCCTCACCATCTGGTAATGTCCCAGACTCATGTGCAAAGGAGAATGATCTcagagaggggaagaaaaggatcGCGGAGGAAGACGACCACTTACTTGTCGATGGTCAGGAGAATAAGAGGAGACGCCAGGATAGCAGTAGGAGTGGCCAGTCTCCATCTGGGCCACTGGTGGCCAATGGCGTCTCCTCGTCTTCTGTGCCTAACTCTGGGTCTCTGAAAAGAGTTCTCCCTTCCCAGAGCTCAGGAGAACATCCGAGTAAGCGATCTTGTACCTCGAGGGTTAGCTCCCTGACTAGCACGTGCGGCGTCCGTTGTTCTGGCCGCAATGCGATCACCAGTTCTTACAGTTCTACCCGAGGCATCTCTCGCCAGCAGCTGTGGAAGAGGAGTGGCTCCATTTCATCTCCCTTCTCTAGCCCAGCTTCCTCCCCAGAGAGGCCAGCCAAGAAAGCCAGAGAAGAGGAGCCGCGTCAGCATTCCAGATCTTCGACGACGACTCCTCCTCGGGTGGCCAACAAGGAGTCCCAGGGCGAGAGGGCTTTGAACACTCCCACTCAGAAGCAGCCGAACTCGAACTCGGGGGCTTGCCCATCTACGCCGGGCAGCTCCAGACAGCGCAAACGGAAGATTCCGCTGTTGCCCAGGCGACGGAACCAACTGACCTTGCCTTCACCACCTCAGCTTGGTTATCCCATCACGGCTGAAGACTTTGACCTGGAGAAGAAAGCTTCTCTCCAGTGGCTGAACAAGGTCTTAGAGGACAAGACTGATGTTCCTCCGAAGTTGGTCAATGAGAAGCCACCCGACACTCAGCCTTCTTTCACCCTGCCTGCTGCGACTACCACTTCCTCAGCAGCCTCCTGGCCAGCCGTAGGCACTAGCCTGAAGAAGACGCAGAGTGTCCCAGGGCCATCCCTCCCAGAACCTTCACCTCTGAAGACACCCAGTCTTCTGGACTCTCTTGGCTCTTTACCATCAGGGCCCCTGCCAGAAACCTCTTCAGACTCAAAACCCACAGCTACTTTTTTGGGACTGGTCCTTGCTTCCTCCACAGCACCAGTCGCTGACACCAAGACACCTCCAGCCCTTCAGGCTGACACATCTACCCCCTCCCCCATGCAAGGAGTGCTGTTTGGGGACATGTCAAAGAGCGAGACCTCTGACCCTTCCTCCCCAGGTGCCCTAGCCATGTCTTCTGCTTCTCCCACCTTCAAGCCTACTTTTGCAAAGGCACCTAAAAGTGAGAGTGAAGGCCCCTTGCCATCCAGTCTAGCCAAACTCCCCACGATGACCAGCACTGTCACCTCAACTTTCAAGTCCATCTTTAGTGACCTAGGGCCACCTGTGGCTGTGCCCTTGTCTGCTCCCTTTTCCTTTAAGCCAACAACTGCTGTGACGGCTGCTGCAGCCCCAGCTGCCCCTCTGTTTGCTGGCCTGGCCACTGCCACCTCTGTCGTGgcttccaccaccaccactaccaccagtGTGTCCAAAGACTCTAGTTCCAAATCTGCTTTTGGCTTTGGGGTCAACAGTGTGGCCAGTACTGGGAGCAGCACAACTAGCAGCATGACTTCCGCCTCTCAGCTCTTCCCCTTTGGGGTGCCCTCTGCTTCTGTCACCAGCTCTGCCAGGGCCATGGGCTCTGAATTCCAGTTTGGCAGGGCCCCCAACATGCAGACATCCACAGCAGTGACCACCTTTGGCCAGTCTCTGCCTGGTGCTGTTCAGATGGcaaccagcagcagcagcagcagcagcagcagcagcagcagcagcagcattgcTGGCTTCCGTGGCTTCCGTGGCTCcctcacaacctcagccctggccGCCATCTGCCAGCCTACACTGACTTTCAGTAACACAACCACTCCTGCATTCAATATTCCCTTTGGCTTGAGTGTCAAGCATCCCGTCGCAGCATACCCAATAGTCATCCCCCAGCCCAAATTTGGGGCTGCCAATGGGCAGCAGCAGAGGTCCACCAAGCCAGCCCTAACCCCAAGCTTTGGCAGCCCTTTTCCTTTTGGGATCTCTGGGGCCCCTGCCCCATCTGTAGCACCAGTGCTAACGCCAATGTCAGCTCCGGCGTCAGCGCTGGCCCAGCCGGCCCAGCCGGCCTTTGGCAGCTCAGCGCAGACAGGTTTTGGCTTGAAAACCACAGCCTCAGCCTTCAGCATCCCTGCCAGCACAAAGAAAGCCTTTGGTGTAGCCACCACCTCTGGCTTCAGAGCTACCACCCACACCACTAGCAGTGGGACCAGCAGCTCAACTTCGTCCCCTTTCATGTTTGGGGGACCTGTAGCCCCAAGTGTTGGACTCAGTGTGGCTGCCCCAGATACCAACTCCACCTCTGGGGCATTCAATTTTGGACCTGGACAGCGTGGTACCACAGGCACCACCACCCCCTTAGTGGGGGTCTTAAGTCAGAATGCCCTGGGGATTCCCAGCCAGGGAACACCATTTGCCTTTAACGTGGCCAGCACATCTGAGAGCAAACCTGTGTATGGAAGCATCTCCACACCTACGTTTGGGCGGAGCACCCTAACCGCTGGAGTGGGCACAGCGGGCAACAGCCTTTCCTTTGGGGTGTCCTCTATACCCACCCAAGGCTTTGTTGGAGTCCGGTCCTTTGGATCAGCAGCGCCTTCATTTTCCATTGGCGCGGGACCCAAGACCCCAGGTGCTCGACCAAGACTACAGGCCCGAAGGCAGCACACCCGTAAGAAATAG